From the Synergistetes bacterium HGW-Synergistetes-1 genome, the window GCAATGAAGGCATAACCAACATTATACGAATGCTGGGATCCGAAAAGTCCGGTCTTAAGTTCAAAGCGTTTTCCATCAAGATCATATGAAGATATTAGAAGAGCTCCTTCACCCGACAGTGAGATAACAGAATCAACGATTTTAAGTCCGCTTTGTTCTTTAATTCCAACTCCGATTTTCATAATGTTATTATAATTATAAGACAGTTTATTTTTAAGAAGCTCATTATCTGAGTTATATATTATCATTTCAAGTTTTTCCGAGGTACATATCTCCATTTTGGCACTTAGAACGCCTTCAATGTCCTTGAAGCCTTCCAGGTGTGCCGGAGCGACCTCAGTGATGATCGCCAGGTGAGGAGGAAAGAGTGATACCATATCCCTTATCTCGCCAAAATGGTTCGTCCCGAACTCAAGTATCAATATTTCCGTATCTTCAGGCATGGCAAGGATGGTCAGGCTGCATCCGATGACAGTGTTAAAGCTTCTGATAGCGCTGTGGACCTTTTTACCTGGCTGCAGAAGGCTCACTGTTAGCTCCCTGGTTGTCGTTTTCCCCACGCTGCCAGTTATTCCAATTACCTTGGGTGCCTGAACTTTTAGATATTCGCGGGCTATCTCTGCAAGTGCTTTTTCTGTATCGGGAACTGCTATAACTGCAATCCCTGCATATTCGAGCTCCAGAAGCATGAGTTCTTC encodes:
- a CDS encoding UDP-N-acetylmuramoyl-tripeptide--D-alanyl-D-alanine ligase, translated to MSQSRVSDAVLWSGGIHYGPDIQLCRSWKNDSREVGPGDAFVALKGENADGHNFVHKAVERGAKLLLVNSDKIEELMLLELEYAGIAVIAVPDTEKALAEIAREYLKVQAPKVIGITGSVGKTTTRELTVSLLQPGKKVHSAIRSFNTVIGCSLTILAMPEDTEILILEFGTNHFGEIRDMVSLFPPHLAIITEVAPAHLEGFKDIEGVLSAKMEICTSEKLEMIIYNSDNELLKNKLSYNYNNIMKIGVGIKEQSGLKIVDSVISLSGEGALLISSYDLDGKRFELKTGLFGSQHSYNVGYAFIAAQSFGVEISEATEILLKFLPISGRGICKKLPQNQWVIDEAYNANPRSMMAAIENTIEVAESSGLSAYAVLGGMRELGGASAQWHMEILRSLPAFSNVILLGEEWFDPTVEMPVNAQRYRTFEEITNLTRTVSFPDSVILVKGSNSYGLKRLVALLTEG